CGAGACGATCCGCGCGAAGTTTCCGACGATCATCTATGCCAGCGGCAGCGGCACGGGCCCGAACGGTCCCGATGCTTCCAAGGGCGGCTACGATTCGATCTCCTACTGGGCGCGCGGCAGCATCTCCGCGACGATGACCGAGGACGGCGCCGAATATCCGGTCGGCCCTCCCGGACCGGCTTTCGGCGACACGATGTCCGGCGCCATGCTGGCGGGCGCGATCTGCGCGGCTATCGCCAAACGCGCGCTCAGCGGCGAGCCTTCGACTGTTGACGTTTCGTTGATGGGCACGGCGATGTGGTCGATGCAGCGCCTGATCGCGCAGTCGACCAAGGACGGCAACCTGCGCTTCCCGAAGCCGAAGAACCCCAAGCCGTTCAACCCGCTGGTCGGCAACTACAGGACCTCGGACGATCGTTATGTCTCGCTGTGCATGCTGCAGGCCGACAAGCTTTGGCCTGGGTTCTGCACGGCGGTAGGCCGCGACGAGTGGCTCACCGATCCGCGTTACGTCGATTCCAAGGCACGCCAGAAAAACATCGACGCCTGCTATCGCGATATCACCGAATTGTTCCTCACCAAGACGCTGGTCGAATGGCGCGCGATTCTGGCGACCCAGGCCGGCCCCTGGGACGTGGTCCAGGAAGTGGGCGAGATGCACAAGGACGTGCAGGTCGTCGCCAACAACTACCTGCAGACGGTCGACTACGGCGACGGCTCGACAATACCGTTGGTCTCGCTCCCCTGGCTGTTCGACGGCGAGGCCCTGCCGGCACGTCGTTCGCCCGATCTCGGCGCGGACAGCGACGAGGTCTTGGCAAGCCTGGGCTATGACGAAGAGGCGATCATCGACCTCAAGGTCAAAGGCGTCGTGTTCTGATGGGCACGCCCGAGCGGAAGCTGCCCGCCCTGACGCCGGAGACCACGGCATTCTGGACCGGCGGCAAGGACGGGCAACTGCTAATCCAGCAGTGCGGCACCTGCGGCCGCTATCAGCATCCGCCACAGCCGCTCTGCCCTTCCTGCCGGACCGAGACGATGGCACCGACGCCCGTCTCGGGCCGCGGCAAGGTCAAGACCTTCACGGTCAACCACCAGCAGTGGCTGCCGAGCCAGGCCCCCACCTTCGTCTTCGCAGCGATAGAACTGCCCGAGCAGGACGAGCTCTACGTCTTCAGCAACGTGCTCGCGCCACCCGAGGCCGTGCATTCCGGCCTGCCGGTGACGGTCTGCTTCGAGCAGCAGGAAGACGTCTGGGTGCCGCTGTTCAAGCCGGAGACGGGCAATGCTTGAGGGCTATCCCGAGAAGCAGGTGCGGATCACCGGCATCGGCCAGTCGAAGGTCGGACGGCCGTCGGACCGCTCGGCGCTGCAGCTGACGCTCGACGCCTGCCTCCAGGCGGTCGAGGACGCGGGGCTTTCGGTCGACGACATCGACGGCCTCACCTGCCACTTCGGCAAGGTCGCTGAGGGCGGCGGGATCTCGCCCGTCGGCACGATCGACGCGA
The window above is part of the Novosphingobium sp. G106 genome. Proteins encoded here:
- a CDS encoding CaiB/BaiF CoA-transferase family protein, giving the protein MGKPLEGIKVVEVSQWAFVPACGGALSDLGAEVIKVEPPSGDALRGLSIGSIGDASAINLSWESYNRGKKSITLDLKQVEGQAVLLKLLADADVFLTNLLPPARVSMGLDAETIRAKFPTIIYASGSGTGPNGPDASKGGYDSISYWARGSISATMTEDGAEYPVGPPGPAFGDTMSGAMLAGAICAAIAKRALSGEPSTVDVSLMGTAMWSMQRLIAQSTKDGNLRFPKPKNPKPFNPLVGNYRTSDDRYVSLCMLQADKLWPGFCTAVGRDEWLTDPRYVDSKARQKNIDACYRDITELFLTKTLVEWRAILATQAGPWDVVQEVGEMHKDVQVVANNYLQTVDYGDGSTIPLVSLPWLFDGEALPARRSPDLGADSDEVLASLGYDEEAIIDLKVKGVVF
- a CDS encoding Zn-ribbon domain-containing OB-fold protein; this translates as MGTPERKLPALTPETTAFWTGGKDGQLLIQQCGTCGRYQHPPQPLCPSCRTETMAPTPVSGRGKVKTFTVNHQQWLPSQAPTFVFAAIELPEQDELYVFSNVLAPPEAVHSGLPVTVCFEQQEDVWVPLFKPETGNA